The following DNA comes from Dioscorea cayenensis subsp. rotundata cultivar TDr96_F1 unplaced genomic scaffold, TDr96_F1_v2_PseudoChromosome.rev07_lg8_w22 25.fasta BLBR01000475.1, whole genome shotgun sequence.
GTGATAAAGAAGCAGCACTTCCATTAAGCTTCATGAAGTTTCCCACCGCCATTGACTCTTCTTGAACCTTCTCACCGACTCAAGCTTACCATCCTACACAATTAATCTAGAACTCTCGTCCCACCGCCTCACACCACTATAAATAAGTGTGCTTCATTGCTTAGCGAAGACAAGAAAAGCTAATCGAGTGAAAAAGCaaaagagtgagagtgagtgttaagagtgagagtgagtatAGTGTGAGAAAAATTagagtgagagaaagagagtgtcttataatatatttcaaataactaataaaattaagtttcatatattctctctccacTCAACAATTCTGGTATCAGAGCCAGGTTACAGGGAAGATTCTGCCAGATCATCGACAAGTCTCGAGCATAAGGAGTTCACCAGTGTGTTGCAAGAAGTTCGCCACTGGAGTAAGTGAGGTACCGGGTATTCTACCGAAGAGGCTCATCGGAAGTCGAGTGACCCGACATAGCAATGGAGTTCACGGGTGCACGATCGGGtggtttaaagaaattaaacaataataattacataaattgaaGGGCTCGCGATAGAGTCCCATCTACAAGGACAGACCTATGGGAGGTCGAGGGTGGGTCGGAAACGACTCCACCAGATGTCACTTTTGAAGAAGTGGCAGATGCTCAGCAGTGATTCTAAATCAAAGAGGAGAAGAAAGCTCCTGGGCGCAAGAGAAGTCAAAAAGACGAGGCTCACGAAGTCGAGCATCAAGGCCGGTAAGGCAATGTTTGTTTTGAGAACAAAGTAGTGGAAGATGAGTTGTCGAGTATATCGTAGATGTCGCTACACCAAAAAGTTGCATGGGACACTCTCGCCACACTATTCTCCAAGAAGAATGATGCTCGTCTCCAACTACTTGAAAGTGAGATGACGTGACAATCTCGCAAGGAAGTGATGACAATCAACAAGATTTTCACCAAGGTAAAATCACTATGCAGCTGAGATCAGCATGTGTCACTCAAGAGAAGATCAGTGAGCAGCTGAATGAGGAGGATAATTATCAATGGCCTTAAACCAGAATACAGTGGGTTTATGGCTCGCTCGAGGTCGGGCTAACACAACCAACATTGTTGAGCCGGAGAATATGCTCGCCAATCAAGAAGCATTAGCTAAGCGATGGCTCGGTGTTTCCTGAAGCAAGAGGAGGAGGCACTCTTCGCTGGTAGGGAGGAAGGGTCGATTCAACTTAAAGCGTAGACCTACAATCAAGACAAAACAAGCCGACAAGGGAGGCCAAAGGAAAAGACCGACTTTTCGTGGGAGCTCGTAGTCAGCGAGTACCAAAGAATCGCTCCATCCAAAGGAGGTGACAGATCGAGATGATCGCTACAACTGCGTGGGAAAGCAGGGGCACTATGCACGTAGACCGCTGGCATAAGAAGAAAGGCCAAGGAAATGCAAAGAACATCAACAAGCTTCCAAGATACCAAACATCAAGGAAGGTATGATAGTGAAGAAGAGTGGATGTTGAGCAAAGATTTGCAGCTTGTCACCACCAAAGTGGAGTgagcaagaagagaaagagagtggTAGCTCCCGACGAAAGAATAACAAAGCAAAAGAAGATCAATTATGAGAATGATCTGGATCATCGACTGGGTCAGCTCCAACCACACGACGTGAGACATCAAGAAATTAGAGGACTCTGAGAGGTAGTAAGGGGAAGTAGGATTGTGACAGACTAATAACTCCAAGCCGCCCATCACCCACATTGGTAAGACACTTATCTCCCCGCGCTCAATTCGGATCAAATTAAGTCTGCAGGACGCCTATCACGCTCCCCTGGATGAAGAAGAACCTCCGCTGTCGGCCCTCACAACCCGACAAAGACAAGGAAACTATGTGGTATTTGGGCCACAAGAAGTCAAGGCTATACCAGAATCCATGAGCATCGTGCACTCCAAAGAATGGAAGGCAGCAAACGGAGTCTATCTATGTGATGTCTCAGGAATCACCTATGTAGACAAGACCCGGAAGAACGAGACGTCCCGATCTCCGCACGCAAGATCGGGGGCATGTGAGCTATCACAAGCTAAAGTTAATGGTGGAGAAGTCAATGGTCAAAGGCCTCCCGACATAGAAGTACTGAACCCGACACAATAGCTACTGGTGTCAATTCGGTAAGGCTCATCAATTTCCCTTCCAAAGAATCTAAATTCGTGAGCTAAGGAGCCTTTCGAGTTGGTGCACTCGACGATTTGGCCCAATCAAACAATCATCTATTAGTGGTGCCAAATACATGGCTGACCTTTATCGACTGACTCTCGAGGTAATCGTATGGGTTTTCttcatgaaagaaaaatcaagcatTCTCCAAGTTTAAAGAGTTTAAGGAGAAGGTGAGAACGAGCTCAACAAGAAGAAGTACGGTGTCTTCAGATCGATAATGGAAGAGAGTATCTCCTCAAGAGTTTAATGCCTATCCTGAGCGAGCAAAGGATTCAAGACAACCCTGACCGCCTCAACACTCCACAAAGAAATGGTGTTGCTCGAAAGGAAGAACCAGCATATAGCAGTAGATATGCAGTATGCTACATGCTAAGAATGTGCTGTGAGATTTTGGGTCGAATGCATGAGAACGGCACCACATCATCAACCGCTTCCACAAGAGAAGATGGGCTTCTCTCTCCATTCCGCAGGACTCGTGGAAGATCAAACCCTACATGTAAGTCACTTCAAAGTCTTTGGATGTGTGTGTTATGTTTTTGTACCGGATCATCTTCGCACTCAAGTTCGACAAGAAGGCGGTACGATGCATCTTTGTCGGCCATGATGATGAGAGAAAAGGATGGAGATGTCGTGATCCGACTCGGACGCATCTACACATCCGAGAATGTGGTCTTTGATGAAGCTTCACTCGGTGGCCTTTCAAACTGACTCCGCTCAACCAAATATGAAGCGAGACCGAGCCAATAGTAGAAGAAAGCAGTTACAAGACCAAGCTCAAGAGGTACCAACAACAACTGAAGAAGACATAAGTCCAAGATCATCAAAGACCAAGAGCCCATGGAAGACAGGTGTTCATGGAGAAGTCAAGAAGACTCTACAGAAGAAATACCTCCAACCTTAAGAAGATCATCCAGGGTAAGACATCCCAATCCTAAGTATGCAAATGCTGCACTAATCATGGAAGTTGAAGAACCAACATCTTATCAAGAGGCAATTAAAAGTGATAAATGGAAGAAAGCAATGGAGGAAGAGATAGCTGCTCTCAAGCAAAATCAGACGTGGGAGTTGGTACCAAGGCCAGAAGAAGCAAAACCAATCTCGTGTAAGTGGGTGTATAAGGTGAAAACTCGAGCAGATGGAACAATTGAAAAGTACAAAGCTCGACTTGTGGCACCAGGATTCTCGCAGCAGTATGGAATAGACTACGATGAGACATTCAGTCCAGTAGCAAAGATAACAACGGTGCGAGTATTATTGGCATTAGCTGCAAGCAAAGGATGGAAGCTTTGGCAgatggatgtgaagaatgccttcCTACATGGAGAGCTTGATAGAGACATCTACAtggatcaaccacaaggatttgaAAGCAAGGTTCATCCAGAGTATGTGTGCAAGCTCAAGAAGGCATTATATGGCTTGAAGCAGGCTCCAAGAGCATGGTATGGGAAAATTGCAGAGTTTCTTGTACAAAGTGGCTACAGGTTAACAGCATCAGATTCGAGCCTATTCGTCAAGCACACAGGAGGCAAGATGGCTATAGTACTGGTGTACGTTGACGACCTCATCTTAACCGGAGATCTCACTGAAGAAATCCAGTGCACAAAAGAAAATCTTTCAATCCGGTTCCAGATGAAGGAGCTTGGAGAATTAAAGCATTTTCTGGGGCTCGAAGTTGAGAAGACAAAGGAAGGTATGTTCCTATGTCAACAAAAGTATGCAAAGGATCTACTAGAAACATATGGGATGTTGGAGTGCAAGCCACTATCTACACCAATGGAGCCCAACATCAAGCTTCGTGCAGGAGAAGGGAAAGACTTGGAAAATCCAAGGATGTATCGACAACTGGTAGGTAGTCTTATCTATCTAACCCTTACTCGTCCTGACTTGGCATATGCAGTTGGAGTAGCAAGCCGTTACATGCAAAATCCAAAGAAGCCACATTTGGAAGCAGTTCGGCGGATACTTCGATATTTAAAAGGAACTACAGATTACGGTATTCTGTATCGTAAAGGTGAAAGATGCCAAGTAACTGGGTATTGCGACGCTGATTACGCTGGAGATTGTGACACGAGGCGATCAACTACAGGTTACATCTTTAGTTTGGGAACAGGAGCAGTGTCATGGTGCAGTAAGAGGCAGCCTACCGTATCACTCTCCACCACTGAAGCTGAGTATAGAGCAGCAGCTATGGCAGCTCAAGAAAGCACGTGGTTGATGCAATTACTGAGAGATCTTCATCAACCAATTGAACAGGTAACACTTCATTGTGATAACAGGTCAGCAGTATGTCTAGCAGAAAATCCAATGTTTCATGCAAGGACAA
Coding sequences within:
- the LOC120254483 gene encoding uncharacterized mitochondrial protein AtMg00810-like; protein product: MDVKNAFLHGELDRDIYMDQPQGFESKVHPEYVCKLKKALYGLKQAPRAWYGKIAEFLVQSGYRLTASDSSLFVKHTGGKMAIVLVYVDDLILTGDLTEEIQCTKENLSIRFQMKELGELKHFLGLEVEKTKEGMFLCQQKYAKDLLETYGMLECKPLSTPMEPNIKLRAGEGKDLENPRMYRQLVGSLIYLTLTRPDLAYAVGVASRYMQNPKKPHLEAVRRILRYLKGTTDYGILYRKGERCQVTGYCDADYAGDCDTRRSTTGYIFSLGTGAVSWCSKRQPTVSLSTTEAEYRAAAMAAQESTWLMQLLRDLHQPIEQVTLHCDNRSAVCLAENPMFHARTKHIEVHYHFLREKVLQGEIHMKLTPTEEQVADIFTKSLSTKKFEDLRAQLGILKKASIQEKSVLRGSDKEAALPLSFMKFPTAIDSS